In a genomic window of Canis lupus dingo isolate Sandy chromosome 35, ASM325472v2, whole genome shotgun sequence:
- the PXDC1 gene encoding PX domain-containing protein 1 isoform X1 yields MASAVFEGTSLVNMFVRGCWVNGVRRLIVGRRGDEEDFFEIRTEWSDRSVLYLHRSLADLGRLWQRLRDAFPEDRPELARAPLRQGLVAIKDAHDIETRLNEVEKLLKTIISMPCKYSRSEVVLTFFERSPLDQVLKNDNVHKIQPSFQSPVKISEIMRSNGFCLANTETIVIDHSIPNGKDQHLGVDPTEHLFESGGEFSSELEDGDDPAAYVTNLSYYHLVPFETDILD; encoded by the exons ATGGCCTCGGCGGTGTTCGAGGGCACGTCGCTCGTGAACATGTTCGTGCGCGGCTGCTGGGTGAACGGCGTCCGCAGGCTCATCGTGGGCCGGCGCGGCGACGAGGAGGACTTCTTCGAGATCCGCACCGAGTGGTCGGACCGCAGCGTGCTGTACCTGCACCGCAGCCTCGCCGACCTGGGCCGCCTGTGGCAGCGCCTCCGCGACGCCTTCCCCGAGGACCGGCCCGAGCTAGCGCGCGCGCCGCTGCGCCAAG GACTGGTTGCCATAAAGGATGCCCACGATATAGAGACCAGGCTTAACGAGGTGGAGAAGTTGCTCAAGACCATCATAAGCATGCCGTGCAAA TATTCTAGGTCAGAAGTTGTGCTCACCTTCTTTGAACGATCTCCTTTGGATCAGGTGTTAAAAAATGACAACGTACATAAAATTCAACCCAGCTTTCAGAGTCCGGTGAAAATCTCAG aaatcatGAGGTCCAACGGATTTTGCTTAGCAAACACGGAAACCATCGTTATCGACCACAGTATACCAAACGGAAAAGACCAGCACCTGGGTGTGGACCCAACAGAGCATTT GTTTGAGAGTGGCGGGGAGTTCAGCTCCGAGCTCGAGGATGGCGACGACCCAGCAGCCTACGTCACCAACCTGTCCTATTACCACCTGGTCCCCTTCGAGACGGACATTCTGGACTGA
- the PXDC1 gene encoding PX domain-containing protein 1 isoform X2, translating into MASAVFEGTSLVNMFVRGCWVNGVRRLIVGRRGDEEDFFEIRTEWSDRSVLYLHRSLADLGRLWQRLRDAFPEDRPELARAPLRQGLVAIKDAHDIETRLNEVEKLLKTIISMPCKYSRSEVVLTFFERSPLDQVLKNDNVHKIQPSFQSPVKISEIMRSNGFCLANTETIVIDHSIPNGKDQHLGVDPTEHLRRRGLGS; encoded by the exons ATGGCCTCGGCGGTGTTCGAGGGCACGTCGCTCGTGAACATGTTCGTGCGCGGCTGCTGGGTGAACGGCGTCCGCAGGCTCATCGTGGGCCGGCGCGGCGACGAGGAGGACTTCTTCGAGATCCGCACCGAGTGGTCGGACCGCAGCGTGCTGTACCTGCACCGCAGCCTCGCCGACCTGGGCCGCCTGTGGCAGCGCCTCCGCGACGCCTTCCCCGAGGACCGGCCCGAGCTAGCGCGCGCGCCGCTGCGCCAAG GACTGGTTGCCATAAAGGATGCCCACGATATAGAGACCAGGCTTAACGAGGTGGAGAAGTTGCTCAAGACCATCATAAGCATGCCGTGCAAA TATTCTAGGTCAGAAGTTGTGCTCACCTTCTTTGAACGATCTCCTTTGGATCAGGTGTTAAAAAATGACAACGTACATAAAATTCAACCCAGCTTTCAGAGTCCGGTGAAAATCTCAG aaatcatGAGGTCCAACGGATTTTGCTTAGCAAACACGGAAACCATCGTTATCGACCACAGTATACCAAACGGAAAAGACCAGCACCTGGGTGTGGACCCAACAGAGCATTT aagacGGCGAGGGCTTGGTTCCTAG